In one Desulfoferula mesophila genomic region, the following are encoded:
- a CDS encoding acyl-CoA dehydrogenase, which yields MGVNYFRRDGRDSKFVLLEHLGVERLLGYEPYRDFSAEDFAMILDEALKVGKEVLGPALQDGDRIGCAYEGGKVVTPDALKECWRVLNENGWPSATYNPEFGGQGLPEVVGGLVGEIFNGANMAMMTYAGLMVGNGHLIEDFGTDQDRAMFLEKMYTGVWGGTMCLTEPDAGSDVGALRTKAIPDPEADDPRIYKIEGVKRFITCGEHDLTENIIHLVLARIEGGPAGTKGVSLFIVPKIWVNPDGSMGEPNDVFCAGIEHKMGIHGSSTCTLNFGEQGKCRGILLGEPHSGMAKMFQMMNHARIGCGIQAAGATASAYDTARIYAKERVQGAPLSDRHGAAVPIIQHEDVRRMLMNLKAGSEAMRAFIAYLLFNSDVAKHDPDEAERQKAQARVDILTPLVKAYPPDLGYMLIRDAIQVLGGAGYCSDFPVEQYGRDIKILSIWEGTNYIQALDLVGRKLGAQGGKVFQEWVMELMAFAQANEADQDFQADCKLLGQAVGMVADFAQRFAGYFKQGRISLVPMFATRFLECFAETVLAKLMLEQGLIAGGKLGTVDPASADGLFYQGKVASAKFFCRNILTNVFGRYASLKTEDLSAMEIPEEAF from the coding sequence ATGGGCGTCAACTATTTCCGCCGCGACGGCCGGGACAGCAAGTTCGTGCTCTTGGAGCACTTGGGGGTGGAGCGGCTTCTGGGCTACGAGCCGTACCGCGATTTTTCGGCCGAGGACTTCGCCATGATCCTAGACGAGGCCCTCAAGGTGGGCAAGGAAGTCCTGGGGCCCGCCTTGCAGGACGGCGACCGCATCGGCTGCGCCTATGAAGGCGGCAAGGTGGTCACACCCGACGCCCTGAAAGAATGCTGGCGGGTGCTCAACGAAAACGGCTGGCCCTCGGCCACCTATAACCCCGAGTTCGGGGGCCAGGGCCTGCCCGAGGTGGTGGGCGGCCTGGTGGGGGAGATATTCAACGGGGCCAACATGGCCATGATGACCTATGCCGGGCTCATGGTGGGCAACGGCCACCTCATCGAGGATTTCGGCACCGACCAGGACCGGGCCATGTTCCTGGAGAAGATGTACACCGGCGTGTGGGGCGGCACCATGTGCCTTACCGAACCGGACGCCGGTTCGGACGTGGGGGCGCTACGCACCAAGGCCATACCCGACCCCGAGGCGGACGACCCGCGCATCTACAAGATCGAGGGGGTCAAGCGCTTCATCACCTGCGGCGAGCACGACCTAACCGAGAACATCATCCACCTGGTCCTGGCACGCATCGAGGGCGGGCCCGCCGGCACCAAGGGGGTGAGCCTGTTCATCGTCCCCAAGATTTGGGTGAACCCCGACGGCAGCATGGGCGAGCCCAACGACGTTTTCTGCGCGGGCATCGAGCACAAGATGGGCATCCACGGCTCCAGCACCTGCACCCTGAACTTCGGGGAGCAGGGCAAGTGCCGGGGCATCCTCTTGGGCGAACCCCACAGCGGCATGGCCAAGATGTTCCAGATGATGAATCACGCCCGCATCGGCTGCGGCATCCAGGCGGCCGGGGCCACGGCCAGCGCCTATGACACCGCCCGCATCTATGCCAAGGAGCGCGTGCAGGGCGCGCCGCTGAGCGACCGCCACGGGGCTGCGGTGCCCATCATCCAGCACGAGGACGTGCGGCGCATGCTCATGAACCTCAAGGCGGGCTCCGAGGCCATGCGGGCGTTCATCGCCTATCTGCTGTTCAACTCCGACGTGGCCAAGCACGACCCGGACGAGGCGGAGCGCCAAAAGGCCCAGGCCAGGGTGGACATCCTCACTCCCCTGGTAAAGGCCTATCCTCCGGACCTGGGCTACATGCTCATCCGCGACGCCATCCAGGTGTTGGGCGGGGCGGGCTATTGCAGCGACTTCCCGGTGGAGCAGTACGGCCGCGACATCAAGATCCTCTCCATCTGGGAGGGCACCAACTACATCCAGGCCCTGGACCTGGTGGGGCGCAAGCTAGGGGCTCAGGGGGGCAAGGTGTTCCAGGAGTGGGTGATGGAACTGATGGCCTTTGCCCAGGCCAACGAGGCGGACCAGGACTTCCAGGCGGACTGCAAGCTGCTGGGACAGGCGGTGGGCATGGTCGCTGATTTCGCCCAGCGCTTTGCCGGGTACTTCAAGCAGGGGCGCATCTCCCTGGTGCCCATGTTCGCCACCCGCTTTTTGGAGTGCTTCGCCGAGACGGTGCTGGCCAAGCTCATGCTGGAGCAGGGGCTCATCGCCGGCGGGAAGCTGGGCACCGTGGACCCGGCCTCCGCGGACGGGCTGTTCTATCAGGGCAAGGTGGCCTCGGCCAAGTTCTTCTGCCGCAACATCCTGACCAACGTTTTCGGGCGCTACGCCTCCCTGAAGACCGAGGACCTCTCGGCCATGGAAATACCCGAGGAGGCCTTTTAA
- a CDS encoding ABC transporter ATP-binding protein has product MAQPFLEVSGLHKDFGGVTATNEVSFDMSRDEIVGLIGPNGAGKTTLVRLITGILRPDRGSIRFKGKNIVGKKTWDIVNQGIACTFQNMRPFRRLPIIANVMVSCLSPRAMKRGEWVKKVEAKAMDALEFAGISDMALEKASTLSQGDLKRLEVARAVATEPELLLLDEPFGGLSPAETDLMAKSIARLHKGGRFGRLHSEGPAMIIIEHKLAQLMKIVDRIIVVNFGTIIADGTPEQIVANPEVVQAYLGEGGG; this is encoded by the coding sequence ATGGCCCAGCCCTTTTTGGAGGTAAGCGGCCTGCACAAGGACTTCGGGGGGGTCACCGCCACCAACGAGGTCAGCTTCGACATGAGCCGCGACGAGATCGTGGGGCTCATCGGCCCCAACGGGGCGGGCAAGACCACCCTGGTCAGGCTCATCACCGGCATCCTGCGCCCGGACCGGGGCAGCATCCGTTTCAAGGGCAAGAACATCGTCGGCAAGAAGACCTGGGACATCGTCAACCAGGGCATCGCCTGCACCTTCCAGAACATGCGGCCCTTCCGTCGCCTGCCCATCATCGCCAACGTGATGGTCTCCTGCCTGAGCCCACGGGCCATGAAGCGCGGCGAGTGGGTGAAGAAGGTGGAGGCCAAGGCCATGGACGCCCTGGAGTTCGCGGGCATCTCGGACATGGCCCTGGAAAAGGCCTCCACGCTTTCCCAAGGCGACCTCAAGCGCCTGGAAGTGGCCCGGGCCGTGGCCACCGAGCCGGAACTGCTGCTTCTGGACGAGCCCTTCGGCGGCCTGAGCCCGGCGGAGACCGACCTCATGGCCAAGTCCATCGCCCGGCTGCACAAGGGAGGCCGCTTCGGCCGCCTGCACAGCGAGGGACCGGCCATGATCATCATCGAGCACAAACTGGCCCAGCTCATGAAGATCGTGGACCGCATCATCGTGGTGAACTTCGGCACCATCATTGCCGACGGTACGCCGGAGCAAATCGTGGCCAATCCCGAGGTGGTGCAGGCCTACTTGGGAGAGGGAGGGGGCTAA
- a CDS encoding branched-chain amino acid ABC transporter permease, protein MIIDIIIDGLIKGSVYALLAIGFSLVLGVARIINIAHTALYMTAAYFIYIGTKLMGLPAPVAMLAAIMLTVVLGLLIYNFFIRPIQEHEAAVLIATIAVAMMIQEVFLMTFGGHYLGVSPLIDGYATFLGVKVTYQHLLALGLALVVLLATRLFLQKTRLGLAIRSTAQDREVANLMGMNVTRVAMGTMAVSVGMAAITGAIVVPLVTVEPTMWMHPLIMMLAIVVLGGLGSIEGSFVGAFILGFAESLVVFLVPMGSFLKDSVALSIMILVLLIRPEGLFGVSFEEER, encoded by the coding sequence ATGATTATCGACATCATCATCGACGGCTTGATCAAGGGCAGTGTTTACGCCTTGCTGGCCATCGGGTTTTCTCTGGTGCTGGGCGTGGCGCGCATCATCAACATCGCCCACACCGCCCTGTACATGACCGCCGCCTACTTCATCTACATCGGCACCAAGTTGATGGGCCTGCCCGCCCCGGTGGCCATGCTGGCCGCCATCATGCTCACCGTGGTGCTGGGACTGCTGATCTACAACTTTTTCATCCGGCCCATCCAGGAGCACGAGGCGGCGGTGCTCATCGCCACCATCGCCGTGGCCATGATGATCCAGGAGGTCTTTTTGATGACCTTCGGCGGCCACTATCTGGGCGTGAGTCCCCTGATAGACGGCTACGCCACCTTCCTGGGGGTCAAGGTCACCTACCAGCATCTGCTGGCCCTGGGTCTGGCCCTGGTGGTGCTGTTGGCCACCCGGCTCTTTTTGCAAAAGACCCGCCTGGGCCTGGCCATACGCTCCACCGCCCAGGACCGGGAGGTGGCCAACCTCATGGGCATGAACGTTACCCGGGTGGCCATGGGCACCATGGCCGTTTCGGTGGGCATGGCCGCCATCACCGGGGCCATCGTGGTTCCCTTGGTCACCGTGGAACCCACCATGTGGATGCACCCCTTGATCATGATGCTGGCCATCGTGGTCTTGGGCGGCCTGGGCAGCATCGAGGGCAGCTTCGTGGGGGCCTTCATCCTGGGCTTCGCCGAATCCCTGGTGGTGTTCCTGGTGCCCATGGGCTCGTTTCTCAAGGACTCGGTGGCCCTGTCCATCATGATTCTGGTGCTGCTGATCCGCCCCGAGGGCCTGTTCGGGGTTTCCTTCGAGGAGGAGCGATAG
- a CDS encoding ABC transporter permease subunit yields the protein MGLVGMYFRRTMGILRKEVLVLPSRVAVLVFIVALMALPIFTQDYYFLRVMILTSIFAIFAASWDLLSGFTGQMNFGHALFFGVASYATALLNLKLGLPPYFSIPLGAVGGVLAGLVVGIPCLRLKGSYLALTTLAFPIILTGIVFAIPDITGGELGLSGLSRLTGSRVLDYYLASGLMLLLGFAMWKITDSKTGIILHAIREDELAVRTAGINTTRYKLLAFCLSGFFAGVAGGLYAHFMRLAGPSGLEVGLSFQVIIWAVFGGMVTIYGPIAGVFILYPLMEVLRVVLDQFPSLPEIRMFIFAGLVLLTLLFMPEGLIPWVRDKIEVECPRCKVRNVLGRQRCRVCDAELD from the coding sequence ATGGGCCTGGTGGGCATGTATTTTCGCAGAACCATGGGCATCCTGCGCAAAGAGGTGCTGGTGCTGCCCAGCCGCGTGGCGGTGCTGGTTTTCATCGTGGCCCTCATGGCCCTGCCGATCTTCACCCAGGACTACTACTTCCTGCGGGTGATGATCCTTACCTCCATCTTCGCCATCTTCGCGGCGAGTTGGGACTTGCTCTCGGGTTTCACCGGGCAGATGAACTTCGGCCACGCCCTGTTCTTCGGGGTGGCCTCTTATGCCACCGCCCTGTTGAACCTGAAGCTGGGCCTGCCGCCGTATTTCTCCATCCCCCTGGGGGCGGTGGGCGGAGTGCTGGCCGGCTTGGTGGTGGGCATCCCTTGCCTCAGGCTCAAGGGCTCCTACCTGGCCCTGACCACCTTGGCCTTTCCCATAATCCTCACCGGCATAGTCTTCGCCATTCCCGACATCACCGGCGGCGAGTTGGGCCTGTCCGGGTTGTCGCGCCTTACCGGCTCGCGGGTGCTGGACTACTACCTGGCCAGCGGCCTGATGCTTTTGCTGGGCTTTGCCATGTGGAAGATCACCGACTCCAAGACCGGCATCATCCTGCACGCCATCCGCGAAGACGAGCTGGCGGTGAGAACCGCTGGCATCAACACCACCCGCTACAAGCTACTGGCCTTTTGTCTGAGCGGGTTTTTCGCCGGGGTGGCCGGCGGGCTCTACGCCCATTTCATGCGCCTGGCCGGGCCTTCGGGCCTGGAGGTGGGGCTGTCCTTCCAGGTCATCATCTGGGCGGTGTTCGGCGGCATGGTCACCATCTACGGCCCCATCGCGGGGGTGTTCATCCTCTATCCGCTGATGGAGGTGCTGCGCGTGGTCCTGGACCAGTTCCCCAGCCTGCCCGAGATACGCATGTTCATTTTCGCGGGCCTGGTTCTGCTGACCCTGTTGTTCATGCCCGAGGGGCTCATCCCCTGGGTGCGCGACAAGATAGAGGTCGAGTGCCCCCGCTGCAAGGTGCGCAACGTTCTCGGCCGGCAACGCTGCCGCGTGTGCGACGCCGAGTTGGATTGA
- a CDS encoding AMP-binding protein — protein MDAKQAYLSKPWLQHYPSEVPPELEIPVVSIPEMFERVVEKYGNKTSLIYYGKKISYRELKDQADRFAAALSGMGVAKGDRVALFLLNCPQYVIAYLGALKAGAVVTPVSPVYTSQEVRHQLNDSGAKVVVCQDILYDKVAESGVELDKVIITGVDEYLPKLKKMFAKKIMAKAYGGMHVPDEAQIQREGLLKFQEVIKSAPAQAPSVSIDPLADLAALPYTGGTTGLPKAAMLTHYNIIACQAQSLSFWKEQFEEGNETIIAFLPMFHIYGQVVIMLTSLVNGYTMVLFTTPDMDEILGAVERYDASGFYGVPTLYEYLKEYDKTDRVDWKRIKVIVCGADTLHESTVQGWERRTGSHITEGYGMTETAAVSHTNPLHRPKRGSFGIPIPNVTAAIMEVDGNEFLPVGEVGEMVLSGPNIMGGYWQRPDDNRDTMIEIEGRTWMRTGDLVSMDEEGYFHFFDRKRDLIKHKGYSVFAKHVEEVLYNHPQVKAAGVVGVPDPKVGQLIKAYVVLQAEARGKLSEEELISHCKDKLAHYKVPQIIEFRGELPKTDVGKVSRRELREEAEES, from the coding sequence ATGGATGCCAAGCAGGCCTACTTAAGCAAACCCTGGCTGCAACACTATCCCTCGGAAGTGCCTCCCGAGCTGGAAATCCCGGTTGTCTCCATTCCGGAGATGTTCGAGCGGGTGGTGGAAAAATACGGCAACAAGACCTCGCTGATCTACTACGGCAAAAAGATCAGCTACCGGGAACTGAAGGACCAGGCCGACCGCTTCGCCGCCGCCCTGAGCGGCATGGGGGTGGCCAAGGGCGATCGGGTGGCCCTGTTTTTGCTCAACTGCCCCCAATACGTCATCGCCTATCTGGGCGCCCTGAAGGCGGGCGCGGTGGTCACCCCGGTGAGCCCGGTCTACACCAGCCAGGAGGTGCGTCACCAGCTGAACGACAGCGGGGCCAAGGTGGTGGTGTGCCAAGACATCCTTTACGACAAGGTGGCCGAGTCAGGAGTGGAGTTGGACAAGGTGATCATCACCGGGGTGGACGAGTATCTGCCCAAGCTCAAGAAGATGTTCGCCAAGAAGATAATGGCCAAGGCCTACGGCGGCATGCATGTGCCCGACGAGGCCCAGATCCAGCGCGAGGGCCTGCTAAAGTTCCAGGAGGTCATCAAGAGCGCGCCCGCCCAGGCGCCTTCGGTGAGCATCGATCCGCTTGCCGATTTGGCCGCGCTGCCCTATACCGGCGGCACCACCGGCCTGCCCAAGGCGGCCATGCTGACCCACTACAACATCATCGCCTGCCAGGCCCAGTCGCTGTCTTTTTGGAAGGAGCAGTTCGAAGAGGGCAACGAAACCATCATCGCCTTTTTGCCCATGTTCCACATCTACGGGCAGGTGGTGATCATGCTGACCAGCCTGGTCAACGGCTACACCATGGTGCTGTTCACCACCCCGGACATGGACGAGATCCTGGGCGCGGTGGAGCGCTACGACGCCTCGGGCTTCTACGGGGTGCCCACCTTGTACGAGTACCTGAAGGAATACGACAAGACCGACCGGGTGGATTGGAAACGCATCAAGGTGATCGTGTGCGGGGCGGACACCCTGCATGAAAGCACCGTGCAGGGCTGGGAGCGGCGCACCGGCAGCCACATCACCGAGGGCTACGGCATGACCGAGACCGCGGCGGTGAGCCATACCAATCCCCTGCACCGGCCCAAGCGGGGCTCATTCGGCATCCCCATCCCCAACGTAACCGCCGCCATCATGGAGGTGGACGGGAATGAGTTCTTGCCGGTGGGGGAGGTGGGAGAGATGGTGCTCAGCGGGCCCAACATCATGGGGGGATACTGGCAGCGCCCGGACGACAACCGGGACACCATGATCGAGATTGAAGGCCGCACTTGGATGCGCACCGGCGATTTGGTGAGCATGGACGAGGAGGGCTATTTCCATTTCTTCGACCGCAAGCGCGATTTGATCAAGCACAAGGGCTACTCGGTGTTCGCCAAGCACGTGGAGGAGGTGCTCTACAACCATCCCCAGGTCAAGGCCGCCGGGGTGGTGGGGGTGCCCGATCCCAAGGTGGGCCAGCTCATCAAGGCCTACGTGGTGTTGCAGGCCGAGGCCCGGGGCAAGCTCTCCGAGGAGGAGCTGATCTCCCACTGCAAGGACAAGCTGGCCCACTACAAGGTTCCCCAGATCATCGAGTTCCGGGGCGAGCTGCCCAAGACCGACGTGGGCAAGGTCTCCCGCCGGGAGCTGCGCGAAGAGGCGGAGGAAAGCTAG
- a CDS encoding MerR family transcriptional regulator, whose translation MKISELARRTDVPKQTIHYYIRSGLLPKPRKLGSNSADYDESYVERIRLIKELQNDFFLPLPTIKKIMWENRSASKMAMLKLRTEYFRPMEHYLGTGVVGDQAFLKATSLAARWLPILKEWQLISPKEENGENVYSQDDIIIGKVMVNMAKLGINRSRNFQPEVTLPMLANTFKNVAKDLIEDFRRATVGMKQAEREELALRGHEIMGVLFYHLYRKYARQYLEEKPSN comes from the coding sequence ATGAAAATCAGCGAACTGGCCAGGCGCACCGACGTGCCCAAGCAGACCATTCACTACTATATAAGATCCGGTCTCTTGCCCAAGCCCCGCAAGCTGGGCTCCAATTCCGCCGACTACGACGAAAGCTACGTGGAACGCATACGGCTCATCAAGGAGCTGCAAAACGACTTTTTCCTGCCCCTGCCCACCATCAAGAAGATCATGTGGGAAAACCGCAGCGCCAGCAAAATGGCCATGCTCAAGCTGCGCACCGAATACTTCCGCCCCATGGAGCACTACCTGGGCACCGGAGTGGTGGGCGACCAGGCTTTTCTCAAGGCCACCAGCCTGGCCGCCCGCTGGCTGCCCATCCTCAAGGAGTGGCAGCTCATCAGCCCAAAGGAAGAAAACGGCGAGAACGTCTATTCCCAAGACGACATCATCATCGGCAAGGTCATGGTCAACATGGCCAAGCTGGGCATCAACCGCTCCAGGAACTTCCAGCCCGAGGTCACCCTGCCCATGCTGGCCAACACTTTCAAAAACGTGGCCAAGGATTTGATCGAGGATTTCCGGCGAGCCACGGTGGGCATGAAACAGGCCGAGCGGGAAGAATTGGCTCTTAGAGGCCACGAGATCATGGGCGTGCTCTTCTATCACCTCTACCGCAAGTACGCGCGGCAATACCTGGAAGAAAAACCAAGCAACTGA
- a CDS encoding response regulator transcription factor, with amino-acid sequence MAGKRVLIIDDDPDLVEAVSMLLETEGMEPLAAYGGIEGLEKARQESPDLIVLDVMMEDKDGFAVAKEVSKDQALRDIPVIMLTAVADHAMDSSYAPHSAIKSLEVDEWFDKPVDPAALVKRIKELVG; translated from the coding sequence ATGGCCGGTAAAAGAGTGCTGATCATTGATGATGATCCCGATTTGGTGGAAGCCGTAAGCATGCTGCTGGAGACCGAGGGCATGGAGCCCTTGGCCGCCTACGGCGGGATCGAAGGCCTGGAAAAGGCCCGCCAGGAAAGCCCGGACCTCATCGTCCTGGACGTGATGATGGAGGACAAGGACGGCTTCGCCGTGGCCAAGGAGGTTTCCAAGGACCAGGCGCTGCGCGATATCCCGGTGATCATGCTGACCGCCGTGGCGGATCACGCCATGGACTCGAGCTACGCGCCCCACTCGGCCATAAAGTCCCTGGAAGTAGACGAGTGGTTCGACAAGCCGGTGGACCCCGCCGCCTTGGTCAAGCGCATCAAGGAGCTTGTCGGCTAG
- a CDS encoding ABC transporter substrate-binding protein — MMQFLGKVGAVLLGLALVLAVCLPVGAVEPIKIGVLGPMSFTQGEGHWNGASMAADEINKAGGIKVGAQARPIELVKVDTNEFLSVPDATNAIEMAISRYNVDFLVGGFRTEAVMVMQDIAMDAKKIFIGCGAAHPELCTKVTKDYDRYKYWFRLTPINSKFLGKVDFILLGTVGAIMKKTLGIEKIKVAIVAEKAAWADPIVGIAQKLLPAKMGMEVVGVWRPSPVAKDCTAELAAIQRAGAHIVFTTFSSSVGLTFAKQMGELKVPAVAVGINVESQKSGFWEATGGNGNYAVTINTYARVEITPKTIPFYDKYVKLYKEAPNYTAGTYDALYILKEAVEKAGSVNSDKVLPFLEKTDYIDTAGRVVFDKSHDVTWGPEYVTSIGTQWQDGKIQCIWPYHWEKVFYKGTVPFKMPPWVVEYYKKKK, encoded by the coding sequence ATGATGCAGTTTTTGGGCAAAGTAGGAGCAGTGCTGCTGGGGCTGGCCTTGGTCCTGGCCGTGTGCCTGCCGGTGGGCGCGGTGGAGCCCATCAAGATAGGCGTGCTGGGGCCCATGTCCTTCACCCAGGGCGAGGGCCACTGGAACGGGGCCTCCATGGCCGCCGATGAGATCAACAAGGCCGGCGGCATCAAGGTGGGCGCCCAGGCGAGGCCCATCGAGCTGGTCAAGGTGGACACCAACGAGTTCCTGAGCGTTCCCGACGCCACCAACGCCATCGAAATGGCCATCAGCCGCTATAACGTGGACTTTTTGGTGGGCGGCTTCCGCACCGAGGCGGTGATGGTGATGCAGGACATCGCCATGGACGCCAAGAAGATCTTCATCGGCTGCGGCGCGGCCCACCCCGAGCTTTGCACCAAGGTGACCAAGGATTACGACCGCTACAAGTATTGGTTCCGCCTGACCCCCATCAACTCCAAGTTCCTGGGCAAGGTGGACTTCATCCTGCTGGGCACGGTCGGGGCCATCATGAAAAAGACCCTGGGCATCGAAAAGATCAAGGTGGCCATCGTGGCCGAAAAGGCTGCCTGGGCCGACCCCATCGTGGGCATCGCCCAGAAGCTGCTGCCGGCCAAGATGGGCATGGAAGTGGTGGGCGTGTGGCGTCCCTCGCCGGTGGCCAAGGACTGCACCGCCGAGTTGGCCGCCATCCAGCGGGCCGGGGCCCACATCGTGTTCACCACCTTCTCCTCCTCGGTGGGCCTGACCTTTGCCAAGCAGATGGGCGAGCTCAAGGTCCCGGCGGTGGCGGTGGGCATCAACGTGGAGTCCCAGAAGTCCGGCTTCTGGGAGGCCACTGGCGGCAACGGCAACTACGCGGTGACCATCAACACCTACGCCCGGGTGGAGATCACCCCCAAGACCATTCCCTTCTACGACAAGTACGTGAAGCTCTACAAGGAGGCGCCCAACTACACCGCCGGCACCTATGACGCCCTGTACATCCTCAAGGAGGCGGTGGAAAAGGCCGGCAGCGTCAACTCCGACAAGGTGCTGCCCTTCCTGGAGAAGACCGACTACATCGACACCGCGGGCCGCGTGGTGTTCGACAAGTCCCACGACGTCACCTGGGGTCCCGAGTACGTCACCTCCATCGGCACCCAGTGGCAGGATGGCAAGATCCAGTGTATCTGGCCCTATCACTGGGAGAAAGTGTTCTACAAGGGCACCGTGCCCTTTAAGATGCCTCCCTGGGTCGTGGAATATTACAAGAAGAAAAAGTAA
- a CDS encoding ABC transporter ATP-binding protein encodes MLEVANLTVAYDKAMIINDLSMAVDQGELVSLVGPNGAGKTTLLRAITGLVAWEKMTLRGTAGGDVTLKGKITFDGRSIEKAPAHEIVRLGLVHCPERRRPFRELSVRENLLAGAYLHPDKAQVQADLEMVYQLFPVLAKRGRQVSGTMSGGEQQMLAVGRALMSRPKLLCIDEPSTGLAPLMRQEVFNKIQQIRQMGITILLVEQEVATVFKMATRNYVLSSGKIIAQGKGEDLLQDEVIRKTYLGL; translated from the coding sequence CTGCTGGAGGTTGCCAACCTGACGGTTGCCTATGACAAGGCCATGATCATCAACGACTTGAGCATGGCGGTGGACCAGGGCGAGTTGGTGAGCCTGGTGGGTCCCAACGGGGCGGGCAAGACCACCCTGCTGCGGGCCATCACCGGCCTGGTGGCCTGGGAAAAGATGACCCTAAGGGGAACCGCCGGCGGCGACGTGACCCTCAAGGGCAAGATCACCTTTGACGGCCGCTCCATAGAAAAGGCCCCGGCCCACGAGATCGTGCGTTTGGGCCTGGTGCATTGTCCGGAGCGGCGGCGGCCCTTCCGGGAGCTGAGCGTGCGGGAGAACCTCCTGGCCGGGGCTTATCTGCACCCGGATAAGGCCCAGGTGCAGGCGGACCTGGAAATGGTCTATCAGCTCTTTCCGGTGCTGGCCAAGCGCGGCCGGCAGGTCTCGGGCACCATGTCCGGCGGCGAGCAGCAGATGCTGGCCGTGGGCCGGGCCCTGATGTCGCGGCCCAAGCTGCTTTGCATCGACGAGCCATCCACCGGCCTGGCCCCCCTGATGCGCCAGGAGGTGTTCAACAAGATTCAGCAGATCAGACAAATGGGCATCACCATTTTGCTGGTGGAGCAGGAGGTGGCCACGGTGTTCAAGATGGCCACCCGCAACTACGTGCTGTCCTCGGGCAAGATTATCGCCCAGGGCAAGGGCGAGGACCTGCTGCAAGACGAGGTGATTCGTAAGACCTACCTGGGCCTATAG